Proteins co-encoded in one Cricetulus griseus strain 17A/GY chromosome 1 unlocalized genomic scaffold, alternate assembly CriGri-PICRH-1.0 chr1_1, whole genome shotgun sequence genomic window:
- the Sox7 gene encoding transcription factor SOX-7 isoform X2: protein MASLLGAYPWTEGLECPALESELSDGLSPPAVPRPPGDKGSESRIRRPMNAFMVWAKDERKRLAVQNPDLHNAELSKMLGKSWKALTLSQKRPYVDEAERLRLQHMQDYPNYKYRPRRKKQGKRLCKRVDPGFLLSSLSRDQNTLPEKNGVGRGALGEKEDRGEYSPGAALPGLHSCYHEGAAGAPGSVDTYPYGLPTPPEMSPLDVLEPEQTFFSSSCQEEHGHPHCLPHLPGPPYSPEFTPSPLHCSHPLGSLALGQSPGVSMMSTVPGCPPSPAYYSPATYHPLHPNLQAHLGQLSPPPEHPGFDTLDQLSQVELLGDMDRNEFDQYLNTPGHPDSAAGAGNLSGHAPLSQGTTTGPTETSLISVLADATATYYNSYSVS from the exons ATGGCCTCGCTCCTGGGAGCCTACCCGTGGACCGAAGGGCTGGAGTGTCCTGCCCTGGAATCCGAGCTGTCGGATGGGCTGTCGCCGCCTGCAGTCCCCCGACCTCCAGGGGACAAGGGTTCGGAGAGCCGGATCCGGCGGCCCATGAATGCCTTCATGGTGTGGGCCAAGGACGAAAGGAAACGCCTGGCGGTGCAGAACCCAGACCTGCACAACGCAGAGCTCAGCAAGATGCTGG GAAAGTCATGGAAGGCACTGACCCTGTCGCAGAAGAGGCCCTATGTGGATGAGGCAGAGCGGTTGCGCCTACAGCACATGCAGGATTACCCCAACTACAAGTACCGGCCCCgcagaaagaaacaagggaaacGCCTCTGCAAGCGTGTGGACCCTGGCTTCCTCTTGAGCTCCCTCTCTCGTGACCAGAACACGCTGCCTGAGAAAAACGGCGTTGGCAGGGGTGCACTGGGGGAGAAGGAGGACAGGGGTGAGTACTCCCCAGGTGCTGCcctgcctggactacacagcTGTTACCATGAAGGTGCAGCCGGTGCCCCTGGCAGTGTGGACACATATCCCTATGGGCTGCCCACACCCCCAGAGATGTCGCCCCTGGATGTGCTGGAGCCCGAGCAGACCTTCTTCTCATCCTCGTGTCAGGAGGAGCATGGCCACCCCCACTGCCTCCCCCACCTACCAGGGCCCCCTTACTCACCAGAATTCACTCCTAGTCCCCTCCACTGCAGCCACCCTCTAGGTTCTTTGGCCCTTGGTCAATCCCCAGGGGTTTCTATGATGTCCACTGTTCCCGGCTGTCCCCCATCTCCAGCCTACTACTCTCCTGCCACCTACCACCCTCTACACCCCAACCTCCAGGCCCACCTGGGCCAGCTCTCCCCACCTCCCGAGCACCCTGGCTTCGACACACTGGATCAACTGAGCCAGGTGGAACTTCTGGGGGACATGGATCGCAATGAATTTGATCAGTATTTGAACACTCCTGGCCACCCTGACTCTGCTGCAGGGGCTGGGAACCTCAGTGGGCATGCCCCACTCTCCCAGGGAACTACAACAGGCCCAACAGAGACCAGCCTCATCTCTGTCCTGGCTGATGCCACAGCCACATACTACAACAGCTACAGCGTGTCATAG